A single genomic interval of Nonomuraea rubra harbors:
- a CDS encoding ATP-binding protein produces the protein MNGMTWRGDFPGECVQLANVRRLANALLQDSQVRDDAISCLVELAGNAILHTRSARSVFTVGIWSAGAGARVAVKDAGGWDEPVLRSGSQGNLAEGGRGRAIVVALAGRLGVSGDEEGRVVWADLWREGDGAQVDPVGAGMWEEVPLLGTACSRCWASSGRPFRTIYSAVGVGGDPRHG, from the coding sequence ATGAACGGGATGACGTGGCGGGGCGACTTCCCCGGCGAGTGCGTACAGCTGGCGAACGTGCGACGGCTTGCCAATGCCCTGCTCCAGGACTCCCAGGTCCGTGATGATGCGATCTCGTGCCTGGTCGAGCTGGCCGGCAACGCGATCCTGCACACCAGATCGGCGCGCAGTGTCTTCACGGTCGGGATCTGGTCGGCCGGGGCCGGTGCCCGGGTCGCGGTTAAGGATGCCGGAGGCTGGGATGAGCCAGTGCTTCGCTCAGGCAGTCAGGGAAATCTGGCCGAAGGTGGCCGAGGGCGCGCCATCGTTGTCGCGCTCGCCGGAAGGCTTGGGGTTTCGGGAGACGAGGAAGGGCGGGTGGTGTGGGCGGATCTGTGGCGCGAGGGCGATGGCGCGCAGGTCGACCCGGTTGGCGCGGGCATGTGGGAGGAAGTTCCGCTGCTGGGGACGGCCTGTAGCCGCTGTTGGGCATCGAGCGGTCGTCCGTTCCGCACGATCTACTCTGCGGTCGGGGTGGGAGGCGACCCGCGTCATGGCTGA
- a CDS encoding PPOX class F420-dependent oxidoreductase — translation MEHMSEDEWRAFASAGTRTGKLGVTLSDGAPHITPIWFLLDDDEVVFNTSETGLKARALRRDPRAVLCVDDQTPPYSYVQIKGRASISLDLEEMLVWAVEIGRRYMGDGRAQEFGTRNAAPGECLVRLRIDKVIAQRAVAG, via the coding sequence ATGGAACACATGAGTGAGGACGAGTGGCGGGCGTTTGCCTCGGCGGGCACCCGCACGGGCAAGCTCGGGGTGACGCTGTCCGACGGCGCGCCGCACATCACGCCGATCTGGTTTCTGCTGGACGACGACGAGGTGGTGTTCAACACCTCCGAGACGGGCCTCAAGGCCAGGGCGCTGCGCCGCGACCCCAGGGCCGTGCTGTGCGTGGACGATCAGACGCCGCCGTACTCGTACGTGCAGATCAAGGGGCGCGCCTCCATCTCGCTCGACCTGGAGGAGATGCTGGTGTGGGCGGTGGAGATCGGGCGGCGGTACATGGGTGACGGGCGCGCCCAGGAGTTCGGCACGCGCAACGCCGCCCCTGGCGAGTGCCTGGTCCGGCTGCGCATCGACAAGGTGATCGCCCAGCGCGCCGTCGCGGGCTGA
- a CDS encoding DUF3427 domain-containing protein, translating to MTDAPILGLYDSLLTGTLDAKINAWRQAGHLVEVSRIDVEEVAHLLGRFVGETAARAFAELKGHPDQQVALANRLLALLTEPDTVAEGPSQLLSIVQDIPGEAAPRRPLTSLSEAALLTNAREDPNLAHELGAELASADRVDLLCAFVKWSGLRILEKPLAELRRRGVPLRVITTTYMGATERRALDRLVNDFGAEVKISYERNSTRLHAKAWLLRRRTGFDTAYVGSSNLSRAALLDGLEWNVRLSSVTTARLLDKFEATFDSYWNRSQFEPYDPATDADRLDEALARSQAGKQLFDIPELVPHPFDHQREMLADLDRERTIHDRHRNLLVAATGTGKTVVAAFDYRNLQQRLGRQPSLLFVAHRREILAQAMRTYRQVLAVPDFGELHVGEEKSRHWRHVFASVQSLTRRILEFDPEHFDVVVIDEFHHAAAPTYRQIINHLKPKELLGLTATPERSDGTWVQDEFFDRRIASELRLWDALDADLLCPFHYFGINDGTDLSGVKWTRGSYDASALDNVFTGDDARARLVFNAVRDKVSNLETVRGLGFCVSVRHAHYMAEFFTKHGLPSQAVDGSTEDGTRKAALRALADGEIRFLFAVDLFNEGLDVPDVDTLLMLRPTESATIFLQQLGRGLRRTPEKDVLTVLDFVGQHRKEYRFANRFQALTGFSRGRLDKQAKDDFPLLPSGSQIVLDRVTKERLLADLKVQLGATVNTLSQEIRSLAELSLIRYLEESGRDISDLYRNRRYWTSLLRRTGLLAGQVSPLEEELGRRVRALLHVDDRARGESYARLLQPDGPRYATMSSADQAFARMLFFSFWRDGGGFASYDEALDQLRGEAALCDEIKQVLAYGIDRPRYVAKPVEVDGVPLAVNARYSTDEVLAAIGWASVGGLVPSTMREGVAWSPAAQCDALFVTLQKNEKEFSPQTMYRDYALTSRLFHWESQNRTSATSATGRRYQNHMAEGSHVLLFTRERKENELGHPEAFVFHGKVRYVEHRGERPMGITWRLDEEMPADLFRRAAIAG from the coding sequence ATGACCGACGCTCCGATCCTGGGTCTCTACGACTCCTTGCTCACCGGCACGCTCGACGCGAAGATCAACGCCTGGCGGCAGGCTGGCCACCTGGTCGAGGTGTCGAGGATCGACGTCGAGGAGGTGGCCCATCTGCTCGGCCGTTTCGTCGGCGAAACGGCGGCGCGGGCCTTCGCTGAGCTGAAGGGACACCCTGACCAGCAGGTAGCACTGGCCAACCGGCTACTGGCGCTGCTCACCGAACCTGACACGGTTGCCGAGGGACCGAGCCAGCTCCTATCGATCGTGCAAGACATCCCGGGAGAAGCCGCTCCGCGTCGGCCACTGACGTCACTCTCGGAAGCGGCCCTGCTGACCAACGCCCGCGAGGACCCGAACCTGGCGCACGAGCTGGGGGCCGAGTTGGCGAGTGCCGACCGCGTGGATCTGCTGTGCGCATTCGTGAAGTGGTCGGGACTACGCATTCTGGAGAAGCCGCTTGCCGAGCTACGGCGTCGGGGCGTACCGCTGCGGGTGATCACAACCACCTATATGGGGGCGACCGAGCGGCGGGCGCTGGACCGGCTGGTCAACGATTTCGGCGCCGAGGTGAAGATCAGTTACGAGCGTAACTCCACCCGGTTGCACGCCAAGGCCTGGCTGCTACGCCGCCGTACCGGCTTCGACACCGCCTATGTCGGCAGTTCCAACCTTTCCCGCGCGGCACTGCTGGACGGGCTGGAGTGGAACGTTCGATTGTCGTCGGTGACCACCGCGCGGCTGCTGGACAAGTTCGAGGCGACCTTCGACTCCTACTGGAATCGGTCCCAGTTCGAGCCCTACGACCCAGCGACCGATGCCGATCGCCTCGATGAGGCGCTGGCCCGCTCCCAGGCGGGCAAGCAGTTGTTCGACATCCCTGAGCTGGTACCGCATCCCTTCGACCACCAGCGCGAGATGCTGGCCGATCTCGACCGGGAGCGCACCATCCATGACCGGCACCGCAATCTTCTGGTTGCCGCGACCGGCACGGGCAAGACCGTGGTGGCCGCGTTCGACTACCGCAACCTGCAGCAGCGGCTGGGCCGGCAGCCGTCGTTGCTGTTCGTGGCGCATCGGCGGGAGATCCTGGCTCAGGCCATGCGCACGTATCGGCAGGTGCTGGCCGTACCGGACTTCGGTGAGCTGCATGTCGGAGAGGAGAAGTCGCGGCACTGGCGGCATGTGTTCGCCAGCGTGCAGTCGCTAACCCGCCGGATCCTGGAGTTCGACCCGGAGCACTTCGATGTGGTGGTGATCGACGAGTTCCACCACGCCGCCGCACCGACCTATCGGCAGATCATCAACCATCTCAAGCCGAAAGAGCTGCTCGGCCTGACCGCGACGCCGGAGCGGTCGGATGGCACGTGGGTACAGGATGAGTTCTTCGACCGGCGGATCGCCTCCGAGCTGCGGCTGTGGGATGCGTTGGATGCCGATTTGCTGTGCCCGTTCCACTACTTCGGGATCAACGACGGCACCGACCTGTCCGGAGTGAAGTGGACGCGCGGCTCCTACGACGCCTCCGCTCTCGACAACGTCTTCACCGGCGACGACGCCCGTGCCCGGCTGGTGTTCAACGCGGTGCGCGACAAGGTGAGCAACCTGGAGACGGTACGCGGGCTGGGCTTCTGTGTTTCGGTTCGGCATGCGCACTACATGGCTGAGTTCTTCACCAAACATGGGCTGCCGTCACAGGCGGTGGATGGCTCGACGGAGGACGGCACCCGCAAGGCGGCACTTCGAGCGCTCGCCGATGGGGAAATCAGGTTCCTGTTCGCGGTGGATCTGTTCAACGAGGGTCTGGACGTACCCGATGTTGACACCCTGCTCATGCTGCGGCCCACCGAGAGTGCCACGATCTTCCTGCAGCAGCTTGGCCGCGGGCTCCGTCGTACGCCGGAGAAGGACGTTCTGACGGTGCTCGACTTTGTTGGGCAACACCGTAAGGAGTACCGGTTTGCCAACCGGTTCCAAGCGCTGACCGGATTCTCCAGAGGGCGCTTGGACAAGCAGGCCAAGGACGACTTCCCGCTGCTCCCGTCGGGGAGCCAGATCGTGCTGGACCGGGTGACCAAAGAGAGGCTGCTGGCCGATCTCAAGGTTCAACTCGGGGCGACGGTGAACACGCTGTCGCAGGAAATCCGCTCTCTCGCGGAGCTGTCGCTCATCAGATATCTGGAGGAGAGCGGGCGCGACATCAGCGATCTTTACCGCAATCGGCGCTACTGGACTTCGCTACTGCGCCGTACAGGACTGTTGGCCGGGCAAGTCTCGCCGCTGGAAGAGGAGCTGGGACGACGCGTCCGCGCGTTGCTGCACGTGGACGATCGAGCCCGTGGCGAGTCCTACGCTCGGCTGCTTCAGCCGGATGGCCCTCGCTACGCGACGATGTCCTCAGCCGATCAGGCCTTCGCTCGGATGTTGTTCTTTTCGTTCTGGCGCGATGGGGGTGGGTTCGCCTCCTATGACGAGGCGCTGGACCAACTGCGCGGCGAAGCGGCGCTTTGCGATGAGATCAAGCAGGTACTCGCCTACGGTATCGACCGGCCACGATATGTGGCCAAGCCGGTGGAGGTTGACGGTGTGCCGCTGGCAGTCAACGCCCGCTACTCCACCGACGAGGTACTCGCCGCCATCGGCTGGGCCTCGGTAGGCGGCCTGGTGCCCTCCACTATGCGCGAAGGCGTTGCCTGGAGCCCCGCCGCCCAGTGCGACGCTCTCTTCGTCACCTTGCAGAAGAACGAGAAGGAATTCTCGCCGCAGACCATGTACCGCGACTACGCCCTTACCTCGCGTCTCTTCCACTGGGAATCCCAGAATCGGACCAGCGCCACCTCGGCCACTGGTCGCCGCTACCAGAACCATATGGCGGAGGGTAGCCACGTGCTGCTGTTCACCCGCGAGCGTAAGGAAAACGAGCTCGGCCACCCGGAGGCCTTTGTCTTCCATGGCAAGGTCCGCTACGTAGAGCACCGCGGCGAGCGGCCGATGGGTATTACCTGGCGGCTCGATGAGGAAATGCCCGCAGACTTGTTCCGCCGCGCGGCCATCGCCGGATAA
- a CDS encoding DUF5708 family protein — MSSAFKTLFTGLITFAIGLALWLFGSDETVLVFTPSKVGVVLMVVGGLESLYGVYRTVRG; from the coding sequence ATGTCCTCTGCCTTCAAGACACTGTTCACCGGTCTGATCACCTTCGCGATCGGGCTGGCGCTGTGGCTGTTCGGCTCGGACGAGACGGTCCTCGTCTTCACGCCGTCCAAGGTCGGCGTGGTCCTGATGGTGGTGGGCGGTCTCGAGTCCTTGTACGGGGTCTACAGGACCGTACGCGGCTGA
- a CDS encoding NUDIX domain-containing protein: MTDPTRPFSRIKIRTGALVFCGQQVALIRRDRPSGSHYTTPGGNVHTGEDLLDALSRELAEELELDLADATSPELCWIQDSMVTRPGPTPPPRKIHMTFRCHIVPEVRARLATVEYDELPGGGSEPGIVEWIDYQKAVELPLYPLIGRAVSALPAPDAPAGNPYLPSITDENYTWR, from the coding sequence GTGACTGACCCGACGAGGCCCTTCTCCCGCATCAAGATCCGTACTGGCGCTCTGGTGTTCTGCGGCCAGCAGGTCGCGCTGATCCGCCGTGACCGGCCGTCCGGCTCGCACTACACCACGCCCGGCGGCAACGTACACACTGGAGAAGACCTCCTGGACGCACTGAGCAGGGAACTCGCTGAGGAACTTGAGCTCGACCTCGCCGACGCGACCTCACCCGAGCTGTGCTGGATACAGGACTCGATGGTCACCCGGCCCGGCCCCACCCCGCCTCCACGCAAGATTCACATGACCTTCCGCTGTCACATCGTCCCGGAGGTGCGAGCCCGGCTCGCCACCGTCGAATACGACGAACTCCCGGGTGGTGGCAGCGAGCCGGGCATCGTCGAGTGGATCGACTACCAAAAGGCCGTTGAACTGCCGCTTTATCCTCTGATCGGCAGGGCTGTGAGCGCGCTGCCCGCGCCCGATGCCCCCGCCGGGAATCCCTACCTGCCCTCCATCACCGACGAGAACTACACCTGGCGATAG
- a CDS encoding CopG family transcriptional regulator: MATKKITVTIPEDLLEEIRVDAAERGLSAYVAEALRAKRDRDRLRELVGWLEEEYGPVADDERAAAMAELEDLDAEHARRRTGDMRSGGEAA; this comes from the coding sequence ATGGCGACTAAGAAGATTACGGTGACGATTCCCGAGGACCTTCTTGAGGAGATCCGCGTGGACGCGGCGGAACGAGGGCTGTCGGCCTACGTCGCGGAGGCGCTCCGCGCCAAACGCGACCGAGATCGGCTGCGCGAGCTGGTGGGCTGGCTGGAAGAGGAATACGGTCCTGTCGCCGATGACGAGCGCGCTGCGGCGATGGCGGAACTCGAAGATCTGGATGCCGAGCATGCGCGCCGCCGCACCGGCGACATGCGTAGCGGGGGAGAGGCTGCGTGA
- a CDS encoding zf-HC2 domain-containing protein yields the protein MTNWHIPDNLRERYLAGTLEPAPAMSVEAHLERCASCRAAIPYEPGWLEDSWRRLESRLVPGPRPSPAERILRHGGVPDHLARLVAATPTMSRAWLVAVVAALAFAVLAAREAPELMPVFLVVAPVLPLAGIALAYGPRVDPAHELMAATPMAGPRLLLARAVAVLVAATGLAAIAAPLLPAPPGLSAAWLLPSLAAGSGCLALSRRLPVPIAAFAMGGLWLAIVGTGLVLSGPLAAFGPPAQLGYAGVALLLILRIRKASTS from the coding sequence ATGACGAACTGGCACATCCCGGATAACCTTCGCGAACGCTACCTTGCCGGCACCCTGGAGCCCGCCCCCGCGATGTCCGTGGAGGCCCACCTCGAACGGTGCGCGAGCTGCCGGGCGGCCATCCCGTACGAGCCCGGGTGGCTGGAGGATTCGTGGCGGCGGCTGGAGTCCCGCCTCGTCCCCGGGCCGCGCCCGAGCCCGGCCGAGCGCATCCTGCGCCACGGCGGCGTGCCCGACCACCTCGCCAGGCTGGTCGCGGCCACGCCGACGATGAGCAGGGCCTGGCTGGTCGCGGTGGTGGCCGCGCTGGCGTTCGCGGTGCTGGCGGCGCGGGAGGCTCCCGAGCTCATGCCCGTGTTCCTGGTGGTGGCGCCGGTGTTGCCGCTGGCGGGGATCGCGCTGGCGTACGGACCGCGTGTCGATCCCGCGCACGAGCTGATGGCCGCCACGCCGATGGCCGGCCCGCGCCTGCTCCTGGCCAGGGCGGTGGCGGTCCTGGTGGCCGCGACCGGGCTGGCCGCGATCGCCGCGCCGCTGCTGCCCGCCCCGCCGGGGCTGAGCGCGGCCTGGCTGCTGCCCTCGCTGGCGGCCGGCTCGGGCTGCCTGGCCCTGTCCCGCAGACTGCCCGTGCCGATCGCCGCGTTCGCCATGGGCGGGCTGTGGCTGGCCATCGTCGGCACGGGCCTCGTCCTCAGCGGCCCGCTGGCCGCGTTCGGCCCCCCTGCCCAGCTCGGGTACGCCGGGGTCGCCCTCCTGCTGATCCTCCGCATCCGTAAGGCGAGCACTTCATGA
- a CDS encoding maleylpyruvate isomerase N-terminal domain-containing protein gives MDLFSRSWAALRTAVAELPGEDFERPSGCAGWLVRDLACHLVIDAQDVLITLATPEDGEPTRNAVTYWDLLDEPPTGDDPLDALIVRLAAAYQEPRLLKFHLDDVGAAAGRAAALADPAARVGTKGQVLTVGDYLSAYVMEWTLHHLDLIAHLPHVPGPPAEGLSRARAMLEELAGAAFPAAFSDADALLVGTGRRAPAAEERAALGELAGRLPLVLG, from the coding sequence GTGGATCTCTTCTCACGGTCGTGGGCGGCGTTGCGTACGGCGGTCGCCGAGCTTCCCGGCGAGGACTTCGAGCGGCCGTCCGGTTGCGCCGGCTGGCTCGTCCGGGACCTCGCCTGCCACCTGGTCATCGACGCGCAGGACGTCCTGATCACCCTGGCCACCCCCGAGGACGGGGAACCGACCAGGAACGCGGTGACCTACTGGGACCTCCTCGACGAGCCTCCGACCGGCGACGACCCGCTCGACGCGCTGATCGTGCGCCTCGCCGCCGCCTACCAGGAGCCGCGGCTGCTCAAGTTCCACCTCGACGACGTGGGGGCGGCGGCCGGGCGTGCCGCCGCGCTGGCCGACCCGGCCGCCCGGGTCGGGACCAAGGGCCAGGTGCTCACGGTGGGCGACTACCTGTCCGCGTACGTCATGGAGTGGACGCTGCACCACCTCGACCTGATCGCCCACCTGCCGCACGTCCCCGGGCCGCCCGCCGAAGGGCTGTCCCGTGCCCGCGCGATGCTGGAGGAGCTGGCCGGGGCGGCGTTCCCCGCGGCGTTCTCCGACGCGGACGCGCTGCTCGTCGGCACCGGGCGGCGGGCGCCGGCCGCCGAGGAGCGGGCCGCGCTCGGCGAGCTGGCCGGGAGGCTGCCCCTCGTCCTCGGCTGA
- a CDS encoding ABC transporter ATP-binding protein yields MIHITGLTKTYGGRHALDHLDLTLGTGVTGLLGPNGAGKTTLLRCLATTLAPDSGSVDAFGLDPAIPTQRTALRRRLGYLPQDPGFYPHFTAFDLVDYVAILKELTDRTQRHAEVRRVLAEVDLTGQARTKVRKLSGGMRQRLALAQALLGEPDLLILDEPTVGLDPEQRMSFRALVSRLGETRAVVLSTHQTEDVAALCERVIVLRGGRAVFDGTPGELAGVAAGQVWLSDGPPAASRVFWRTADGRYRTLGDRPPAAEGTPPGVEDGYLMLLGEEAAA; encoded by the coding sequence ATGATCCACATTACGGGCCTGACCAAGACGTACGGCGGCAGGCATGCCCTCGACCACCTCGACCTCACCCTCGGCACCGGCGTCACCGGCCTGCTCGGCCCGAACGGCGCCGGCAAGACGACCCTGCTGCGCTGCCTGGCCACCACGCTGGCCCCCGACTCCGGCTCGGTGGACGCGTTCGGCCTGGACCCGGCGATCCCCACCCAGCGCACCGCGCTCCGCCGCAGGCTCGGCTACCTCCCGCAGGACCCGGGCTTCTACCCGCACTTCACCGCGTTCGACCTGGTGGACTACGTGGCCATCCTGAAGGAGCTGACCGACCGCACGCAACGGCACGCGGAGGTGCGGCGGGTGCTGGCCGAGGTGGACCTGACCGGACAGGCCAGGACAAAGGTACGCAAGCTGTCGGGCGGCATGCGGCAGCGGCTGGCGCTGGCACAGGCGCTGCTCGGCGAGCCGGACCTGCTGATCCTCGACGAGCCCACCGTGGGGCTGGACCCCGAGCAGCGGATGTCGTTCAGGGCGCTGGTGTCGCGGCTGGGCGAGACGCGCGCGGTCGTGCTGTCCACCCACCAGACGGAGGACGTCGCGGCGCTGTGCGAGCGTGTGATCGTGCTGCGCGGCGGCCGGGCGGTCTTCGACGGCACCCCGGGCGAACTGGCCGGGGTCGCGGCCGGGCAGGTGTGGCTGTCGGACGGGCCGCCGGCGGCGTCGCGGGTGTTCTGGCGCACCGCGGACGGGCGGTACCGCACGCTCGGGGACCGCCCGCCCGCCGCCGAAGGGACGCCGCCGGGGGTCGAGGACGGCTATCTGATGCTGCTCGGAGAGGAGGCGGCGGCATGA
- a CDS encoding helix-turn-helix domain-containing protein, producing the protein MSGKRGVTLRAQWLGKHLRELRERAGLTLKEAGEYLQRDGSTVSRFEAGLYPARTPDVLALLDLYGVTAPQARDGLVRLSRDVWQNGWWDDYSGDVSLGIVDYAWLEARAESITSFDTLVIPGLLQTREYMEAVIRAEDPDASDKQVNRWVEFRLTRQGILTNDGPRLFTILDECVLRRPIGGPEIMRRQLAHLAQSTSAPNIEIRVLPLQAGAHASPDGAFRIFGLPQPFPAVAYVPTPAGAIYVEGETADGLKLKYDRIQRNALSIEDSRRLIAAAKESLADA; encoded by the coding sequence ATGAGCGGGAAGCGCGGAGTGACGCTCCGAGCCCAATGGCTCGGCAAGCACCTGCGAGAGCTACGCGAACGCGCCGGCCTCACCCTCAAGGAGGCCGGTGAGTACCTCCAGCGCGACGGATCCACGGTCAGCCGCTTCGAGGCCGGCCTCTACCCGGCCCGCACCCCTGACGTCCTCGCCCTCCTCGACCTGTACGGCGTCACAGCGCCCCAGGCACGCGACGGCCTGGTCCGCCTCAGCCGGGACGTATGGCAGAACGGTTGGTGGGACGACTACTCGGGTGACGTGTCCCTCGGCATCGTGGACTACGCCTGGCTGGAAGCCCGCGCCGAGAGCATCACGTCCTTCGACACTCTGGTGATCCCCGGACTCCTCCAGACTCGCGAGTACATGGAAGCCGTTATCCGCGCCGAGGACCCGGACGCATCAGACAAGCAGGTCAACCGGTGGGTCGAGTTCCGCCTCACCAGACAGGGGATCCTGACCAACGACGGTCCTCGCCTCTTTACGATCCTGGACGAATGCGTTCTCCGCCGCCCGATCGGCGGGCCAGAGATCATGCGCAGGCAACTGGCCCATCTCGCGCAGTCCACCTCCGCGCCCAACATCGAGATCCGGGTTCTTCCACTGCAGGCAGGTGCTCATGCCAGCCCCGACGGCGCGTTCCGCATCTTCGGGTTGCCCCAGCCCTTCCCCGCTGTGGCGTACGTTCCCACCCCAGCCGGCGCGATCTACGTCGAAGGAGAAACCGCCGACGGGCTTAAGCTGAAATATGACCGCATTCAGCGCAATGCGCTCAGCATCGAGGACTCACGGAGGCTGATCGCGGCAGCCAAGGAGAGTCTCGCCGACGCCTAG
- a CDS encoding DUF6461 domain-containing protein — MLGITTDIVTRLSAGTRLVSHYCLDIKALDYFYWLEDGELRFCFIAQEGYMEPVPAELVETMNEIYARYPPLVDPHRGPMFLLAEHLTGIKLTPRLLEEATYLCGVVPEPEEDIIAW, encoded by the coding sequence GTGCTCGGCATCACCACAGACATCGTCACGCGCTTGTCCGCAGGCACCCGCCTGGTCTCCCACTATTGCCTCGACATCAAAGCCCTCGACTACTTCTACTGGCTTGAGGATGGAGAGCTCCGGTTCTGCTTCATCGCACAGGAGGGCTACATGGAGCCAGTGCCGGCCGAGCTCGTAGAAACCATGAACGAGATTTACGCCCGCTACCCACCGCTCGTCGACCCCCATAGAGGGCCGATGTTCCTTCTGGCCGAGCACCTCACCGGGATCAAGCTGACGCCTCGGCTGCTGGAGGAAGCTACCTACCTGTGTGGAGTCGTCCCCGAACCCGAAGAGGACATCATCGCCTGGTAG
- a CDS encoding RNA polymerase sigma factor, with protein MGPFNLWRRRTADPPDVDADSTDAELLAAVAARSTTALRLLHQRHAPWLRARLSRRCADPDAVDDALQETFLAVWRSAGRFDGGNAAGWLWTIAIRRLVSALRARGSRWIGGDVDPGDLANGVIGSAEEVVLLGVEHGDLGSALNRLSPELRAVIEATVLDGLTTREAARLLGIPEGTVKSRAARARARLREELS; from the coding sequence GTGGGACCTTTCAACCTCTGGCGCAGACGCACGGCCGACCCTCCGGACGTCGATGCGGACAGCACCGACGCCGAACTGCTCGCCGCCGTGGCCGCCCGCAGCACCACGGCGCTGCGCCTGCTCCACCAGCGGCACGCCCCCTGGCTTCGCGCCAGGCTGTCCAGGCGCTGCGCCGACCCTGACGCGGTGGACGACGCGCTGCAGGAGACGTTCCTGGCGGTGTGGCGGTCGGCGGGGCGGTTCGACGGCGGCAACGCCGCGGGCTGGTTGTGGACGATCGCGATCCGGCGGCTGGTCTCCGCGCTGCGTGCGCGCGGCTCCCGCTGGATCGGCGGCGACGTCGATCCCGGCGACCTCGCGAACGGCGTGATCGGGTCCGCCGAGGAGGTTGTGCTGCTCGGCGTGGAGCACGGCGACCTCGGCAGCGCGCTGAACAGGCTCTCCCCCGAGCTGCGCGCGGTCATCGAGGCCACCGTCCTGGACGGTCTCACCACCAGGGAGGCCGCGCGGCTGCTCGGCATCCCCGAAGGAACGGTCAAGTCCCGCGCGGCGCGGGCCAGGGCCCGGTTGCGCGAGGAGCTGTCATGA
- a CDS encoding DUF397 domain-containing protein, with translation MTTPEIAWHISSYSADGGGNCVEAGPLQDGSDRVAVRHSKLQGKVIVYTKAEWQAFLAGIRAGEFDFFD, from the coding sequence ATGACCACACCTGAGATCGCCTGGCACATCAGCAGCTACAGCGCCGATGGCGGTGGGAACTGCGTGGAGGCCGGCCCGCTTCAGGACGGGTCCGATCGCGTGGCCGTCCGACACAGCAAGCTTCAAGGCAAGGTGATCGTCTATACCAAGGCCGAATGGCAAGCCTTCCTGGCCGGGATCCGTGCAGGAGAGTTTGACTTCTTCGATTGA